One Sulfurihydrogenibium subterraneum DSM 15120 DNA segment encodes these proteins:
- the mtnA gene encoding S-methyl-5-thioribose-1-phosphate isomerase, whose translation MRKLKDIRPLEFKDGFLFVINQLKLPHEIQWLKLSNLEDYEKAIKDMIVRGAPLIGIVGAYGFYQGIKDGLPAQEVYQRLKNTRPTAVNLFWALDRILNFYNKYKEDSDILQKLLKEAQRIELEDYHANRMIGGYGEVLIPDNSNVLTHCNTGALATAGWGTALGIIRSAWENGKNLTVYVDETRPYLQGSRLTAWELLEEGIPHYIITDSSAGFLMSKGVINAVVVGADRITVNGDVANKIGTYSLSVLAKHHNIPFYVAAPTSTFDLSLESGKDIHIEERKEEEVKNCHCCPVAPEGSKALNYSFDITPADNITAIITEKGIIDKPNKEKILKFFGRK comes from the coding sequence TTGAGGAAATTAAAAGATATAAGACCGTTAGAGTTTAAAGATGGATTTTTGTTTGTTATAAATCAACTGAAACTTCCCCATGAAATACAGTGGCTTAAACTCTCTAATTTAGAAGATTACGAAAAAGCTATAAAAGATATGATAGTAAGGGGAGCTCCACTTATAGGAATAGTAGGAGCCTACGGTTTTTATCAAGGTATAAAAGACGGTTTGCCTGCTCAAGAAGTCTATCAAAGACTAAAAAATACAAGACCCACAGCTGTAAATCTCTTCTGGGCTTTAGATAGAATTCTTAACTTTTATAATAAATACAAAGAAGATTCTGATATTTTACAAAAACTTTTAAAAGAAGCTCAAAGGATAGAGCTTGAAGACTATCACGCCAATAGAATGATAGGTGGATATGGTGAAGTTTTAATTCCTGATAACTCAAATGTACTTACCCACTGTAATACAGGTGCTTTGGCAACAGCAGGATGGGGTACTGCTTTAGGTATAATAAGGTCAGCTTGGGAAAATGGTAAAAACTTAACTGTTTATGTAGATGAAACAAGACCTTATCTACAAGGTTCAAGATTAACTGCTTGGGAACTTTTAGAAGAAGGAATACCCCACTACATAATAACAGACTCTTCAGCTGGATTTTTAATGTCAAAAGGTGTTATAAATGCGGTTGTAGTAGGTGCGGACAGAATAACTGTTAACGGAGATGTGGCAAACAAAATAGGAACTTACTCTTTATCTGTATTAGCAAAACATCACAACATTCCTTTTTATGTCGCAGCTCCTACATCTACATTTGATTTATCGTTAGAAAGTGGAAAAGATATTCATATAGAAGAAAGAAAGGAAGAAGAGGTAAAAAACTGCCATTGCTGTCCAGTTGCTCCGGAAGGCTCAAAAGCCTTAAACTATTCTTTTGATATTACTCCAGCTGATAACATAACCGCCATCATAACAGAAAAAGGTATAATCGATAAACCTAATAAAGAAAAGATTTTAAAATTTTTTGGGAGAAAGTGA